A window of Pristis pectinata isolate sPriPec2 chromosome 33, sPriPec2.1.pri, whole genome shotgun sequence contains these coding sequences:
- the LOC127585554 gene encoding serine/arginine-rich splicing factor 3-like, protein MMRRDSCPLDCKVYVGDLGTNGNKTELERSFSYYGPLRNVWVARNPPGFAFIEFEDPRDAADAVRELDGRTLCGVRVRVELSSGERRKRYRGPPPPWTRRPRYDDYRHRSPQRRRYSRSRSRENRRRERSISRDRERREPSRSFSRSHSRSRSIERK, encoded by the exons ATGATGCGTCGTGATTCCTGTCCGCTTGACTGTAAGGTCTATGTGGGTGACCTGGGAACCAATGGAAACAAGACAGAGTTAGAGCGTTCATTCAGCTACTATGGACCCCTGAGGAATGTGTGGGTTGCTCGGAACCCCCCTGGCTTTGCATTTATAGAATTTGAGGACCCCCGTGATGCAGCAGATGCTGTACGAGAATTGGATGGCAG AACCCTGTGTGGAGTTCGTGTCCGAGTGGAGCTGTCCTCTGGTGAAAGGAGGAAGCGTTATCGTGGCCCTCCACCGCCCTGGACCAGGCGTCCCCGTTATGATGATTATCGTCATCGTAGCCCTCAGCGGCGACGTTACTCAAG GTCTCGGTCCAGGGAGAACAGGCGTCGTGAGCGTTCAATTTCGAGGGACAGAGAAAGACGAGAGCCATCAAGATCTTTCTCTAGATCGCACAG